A genome region from Nocardia sp. NBC_01730 includes the following:
- a CDS encoding ATP-dependent helicase translates to MSVAIARVVRSDGAVRLVRRNVVAPPARVWGADVRALVDASAEAGPTRSGWRPWQVLGGPGTGKTALLVDVAAARIADGADPESVLVLAHSKQAASAVRDAVTARLSGPEPGAEGGVPGATREPLVRTLHSYAFSVLRRHATAHGNPPPRLLTGAEQDAVLREMLRGDLADIAEGAPGQWPERLRPALALGGFAEQLRDLMLRATERGIGPEDLVRLGRERAKPEWVAAGRFAIRYEQTMLLRWSVGVEAPEATAPALDAAELVGAALDALAADPNLLAAERTRIRYLFVDDAQHLDPQAAILVKAIGHSARTTVIAGDPDQAVFAFRGADARFLADLDAPDSQRVVLRENHRFSGQVRLAVARIAARLPGAAPQRLPLPRGATEPDDDGTEVRVRVLATPAKEAALIADHLRRSHLTAGVPWSRMAVIVRSVPLSLAPLRRALLAAGVPVQQPALDTPLARRRGAAWMLLSLRAVLAGEASREHGAEPDFEPEDALDLLAGPLGGADQIALRRLRRGVRRAVLELARNGSEEAPTSGGARSTSDEQPPGRSGEIDLPSAQVLRDLLIGSGDLAILDGLTPVEAAPLRRVLDALDRARKARRRGAGLEDVLWALWTGSRLERRWVAQSERGGAVGMQADRDLDAAVGLFDAAAAYVDRLPRASIEGFVDYLLQQEIPNDAAPRTAPGAAVALLSAHAAAGREWDVVAVAAVQEGIWPNPRSRGTLLHTEDLVDLTAGVVDAGERVSRAAPILAEERRLLLVACSRARRSLLVTAVESVSGERDLVPSRFLTELLGHDDDSESGALPVVDPGRALVMHSLVAELRGVVCDPDADPRRRRRAAHQLARLADAGVRGTHPDDWYGTAELSSQRPLWAEDEGTVGLSPSTVELLRTCPLRWALERHGGTDGDNPHAVKGNLVHTLVQALAGKVPEAQVRAALDRAWRAVDPGSGWHSRQELRRTEAMLETFMAWVRNTRSELTQAGVEVPVDCVLPARTEDEPAVRIRGRVDRLERDALGRFVIVDVKTGKSPVTKQAAVDHAQLATYQVAAATGALDAAVESEATGGTEPIGEPGGARLVYVAKPSSKEGATQRMQPALDAEALDKWRTTIHEAAAATQGPSYIAMRNDGCRHCAVAGSCPVQDRGRQVTDE, encoded by the coding sequence GTGTCTGTTGCAATAGCCCGCGTGGTGCGATCGGATGGCGCGGTGCGACTTGTTCGCCGGAATGTGGTGGCGCCCCCGGCGCGGGTGTGGGGCGCCGACGTTCGCGCGCTGGTGGACGCCTCGGCCGAGGCGGGGCCGACCCGTTCGGGTTGGCGGCCCTGGCAGGTGCTCGGCGGACCGGGTACGGGCAAGACGGCCCTGCTGGTCGACGTCGCCGCTGCGCGCATCGCGGACGGGGCCGACCCCGAATCGGTGCTGGTGCTCGCCCATTCGAAGCAGGCGGCAAGTGCCGTGCGCGATGCCGTTACGGCGCGGTTGTCCGGGCCGGAACCCGGCGCCGAGGGCGGAGTGCCCGGCGCTACCCGTGAGCCGCTGGTGCGCACGCTGCACTCGTATGCCTTCTCGGTCCTGCGCAGGCACGCCACGGCGCACGGCAATCCGCCGCCGCGGTTGCTGACCGGTGCGGAGCAGGACGCGGTGCTGCGCGAGATGCTGCGCGGTGACCTGGCCGATATTGCCGAGGGCGCGCCAGGACAGTGGCCGGAGCGGTTGCGGCCCGCGCTCGCGCTCGGCGGGTTCGCCGAGCAGTTGCGTGACCTCATGCTCCGGGCCACCGAGCGCGGTATCGGGCCGGAGGATCTGGTGCGGCTCGGGCGCGAGCGCGCCAAGCCGGAATGGGTGGCGGCGGGCAGGTTCGCCATCCGCTACGAGCAGACGATGCTGCTGCGCTGGTCGGTCGGCGTGGAGGCGCCGGAGGCGACGGCGCCCGCGCTGGATGCCGCCGAACTGGTCGGCGCGGCGCTGGACGCGCTGGCCGCCGACCCGAATCTGCTTGCCGCGGAACGAACCAGAATTCGATACCTCTTCGTCGACGACGCACAGCACCTCGACCCGCAGGCGGCGATCCTGGTCAAGGCGATCGGGCACAGCGCGCGGACCACGGTGATCGCGGGCGATCCCGATCAGGCTGTCTTCGCCTTCCGCGGCGCCGACGCTCGCTTCCTCGCCGACCTGGACGCGCCGGACAGCCAGCGCGTCGTCCTGCGAGAAAACCATCGTTTCAGCGGCCAGGTGCGGCTCGCGGTCGCGCGCATCGCGGCGCGCCTGCCCGGCGCGGCGCCGCAGCGCCTTCCCCTGCCGCGCGGCGCGACCGAACCGGACGACGACGGCACCGAGGTGCGGGTCCGCGTGCTCGCCACCCCGGCGAAGGAGGCCGCGCTCATCGCCGACCATTTGCGCCGCTCGCACCTCACCGCCGGGGTGCCGTGGTCGCGGATGGCGGTGATCGTCCGTTCGGTGCCGCTGTCGCTGGCGCCGCTGCGGCGCGCGCTGCTGGCGGCGGGCGTGCCGGTGCAGCAGCCCGCGCTCGACACTCCGCTGGCGCGCAGGCGCGGCGCGGCCTGGATGTTGCTGTCGCTTCGCGCGGTGCTGGCCGGGGAGGCGTCGCGCGAGCACGGCGCGGAACCGGACTTCGAGCCGGAGGACGCTCTCGATCTGCTGGCAGGGCCGCTCGGCGGCGCGGACCAGATCGCGTTGCGCAGATTGCGGCGCGGCGTCCGGCGCGCGGTGCTGGAGTTGGCACGCAACGGGTCCGAGGAGGCACCGACCTCCGGCGGGGCCCGATCCACGAGCGACGAACAGCCGCCGGGTCGCAGCGGCGAGATCGACCTCCCCTCCGCGCAGGTGCTGCGTGACCTGCTGATCGGGTCCGGCGACCTGGCGATCCTGGACGGGCTCACCCCGGTCGAGGCGGCACCGCTGCGCCGGGTGCTCGACGCGCTGGACCGGGCGCGCAAGGCGCGCAGGCGCGGCGCGGGCCTGGAGGACGTGCTGTGGGCGCTGTGGACCGGCTCCCGGCTCGAGCGGCGCTGGGTGGCGCAATCCGAGCGCGGCGGCGCGGTCGGCATGCAGGCCGACCGCGATCTGGACGCGGCAGTCGGACTGTTCGACGCAGCCGCCGCCTATGTCGACCGGTTGCCGCGGGCGAGTATCGAAGGTTTCGTCGATTACCTGCTCCAGCAGGAGATCCCGAACGACGCCGCACCGCGCACCGCGCCGGGTGCGGCGGTGGCACTGCTGAGCGCGCACGCCGCCGCGGGCCGGGAGTGGGATGTGGTCGCGGTCGCGGCGGTGCAGGAAGGGATCTGGCCCAACCCGCGGTCGCGCGGCACCCTGCTGCACACCGAGGACCTGGTCGACCTCACCGCGGGCGTGGTCGATGCGGGGGAGCGGGTGAGCCGCGCGGCTCCGATCCTCGCCGAGGAGCGCAGGTTGCTGCTCGTCGCGTGCAGCCGGGCCCGCCGATCCCTGCTCGTGACCGCCGTGGAGTCGGTGTCCGGCGAACGGGATCTGGTGCCGTCGCGGTTCCTCACCGAGTTGCTCGGACACGACGACGACAGTGAGTCCGGCGCGCTTCCGGTCGTCGATCCCGGCCGTGCCCTGGTGATGCACTCGCTAGTGGCCGAATTGCGCGGCGTGGTGTGCGATCCCGACGCCGACCCGCGGCGCAGGCGGCGTGCCGCGCATCAGCTGGCGCGCCTCGCGGACGCGGGCGTGCGTGGCACCCATCCCGACGACTGGTACGGCACAGCCGAACTGAGCTCGCAGCGTCCGCTGTGGGCTGAAGACGAAGGCACGGTGGGCCTTTCGCCTTCCACCGTCGAGCTGCTGCGCACCTGCCCGCTGCGCTGGGCGCTGGAACGCCACGGCGGCACCGACGGCGACAATCCGCATGCCGTGAAGGGCAACCTGGTGCACACGCTGGTGCAGGCGCTTGCGGGCAAAGTACCCGAGGCGCAGGTGCGAGCGGCGCTGGACCGCGCATGGCGGGCGGTGGATCCCGGTTCGGGCTGGCACTCCCGGCAGGAGCTGCGCCGCACCGAGGCCATGCTGGAGACGTTCATGGCCTGGGTGCGCAACACCCGCAGCGAACTCACCCAGGCCGGGGTCGAGGTTCCGGTCGACTGTGTGCTGCCTGCCCGGACCGAAGACGAACCCGCCGTGCGAATCCGGGGCCGCGTCGACCGGCTGGAGCGAGATGCACTGGGGCGCTTCGTGATCGTGGATGTGAAGACCGGAAAGTCGCCGGTCACGAAGCAGGCCGCCGTCGACCATGCCCAGTTGGCGACCTACCAGGTGGCGGCCGCCACCGGAGCCCTCGACGCGGCGGTCGAATCCGAAGCCACGGGCGGAACCGAACCGATCGGCGAGCCCGGCGGGGCCCGCCTGGTCTACGTCGCCAAACCGAGCAGCAAGGAGGGCGCGACTCAGCGTATGCAGCCCGCGCTGGATGCCGAGGCACTCGACAAGTGGCGCACGACGATTCACGAAGCCGCCGCGGCCACTCAGGGCCCGAGCTACATCGCCATGCGCAACGACGGCTGCCGCCACTGCGCGGTGGCCGGCAGCTGCCCTGTGCAGGATCGCGGAAGACAGGTGACCGACGAGTGA
- a CDS encoding alpha/beta fold hydrolase, with translation MSVLNVHRFGPASGPVVLALHGVTGHGKRWEDLANRHLPDVRVLAPDLRGHGRSTPLPPWNFETVVADLIELLAAEADGPVVVVAHSFGGACALHLAHSHPELVRSLVLLDPAIALEPELLNEIALSTLVSADYDSTEEARQDKLGTGWGDVEPRLLEAELTEHLMPTADGRFGWRMSLPAITSYWGQLARHWVLPPADLPTVLVQAMKVDPPFVTPEFRAALTARMGESLAVHDWNCDHMVTQAHPAETAELVRSVL, from the coding sequence GTGTCTGTATTGAATGTCCACCGGTTCGGTCCCGCGTCGGGACCGGTGGTGCTCGCCCTGCACGGCGTGACCGGCCATGGCAAACGCTGGGAAGACCTGGCAAACCGGCACCTGCCCGACGTCCGCGTCCTCGCCCCAGACCTGCGCGGACACGGTCGCTCGACGCCGCTGCCGCCGTGGAACTTCGAGACCGTCGTCGCGGACCTGATCGAGCTGCTCGCCGCGGAGGCCGACGGACCGGTGGTGGTGGTCGCGCACTCGTTCGGCGGTGCGTGTGCACTGCATCTCGCCCACAGCCATCCGGAGCTGGTGCGCTCGCTCGTGCTGCTCGACCCGGCCATCGCGCTGGAACCGGAGTTGCTCAACGAGATCGCGCTGTCCACGCTTGTCTCGGCCGACTACGACAGCACCGAGGAGGCCCGTCAGGACAAGCTCGGCACCGGCTGGGGCGACGTGGAGCCACGCCTGCTCGAGGCCGAACTCACCGAACATCTGATGCCCACCGCGGACGGACGTTTCGGGTGGCGGATGAGCCTGCCCGCGATCACCTCCTACTGGGGCCAGCTGGCGCGCCACTGGGTGTTGCCTCCCGCCGACCTGCCGACGGTGCTGGTGCAGGCGATGAAGGTCGACCCGCCTTTCGTCACGCCGGAGTTCCGCGCGGCGCTCACCGCGCGCATGGGCGAGAGCCTGGCCGTGCACGATTGGAATTGCGATCACATGGTCACCCAGGCGCATCCGGCCGAGACCGCCGAACTCGTCCGCTCGGTACTCTGA
- a CDS encoding MGMT family protein, whose product MPTTDAQVEQVRALVASIPVGRVATYGDIAAAAGLSTPRTVGWIMRTDAADLPWHRVIGAGGKPAAHVAGRQLRLLAEEGVPIRDGRVDLRAARFPFLSTR is encoded by the coding sequence ATGCCCACCACCGATGCTCAGGTCGAGCAGGTGCGCGCTCTGGTGGCCTCGATCCCGGTGGGCCGGGTGGCTACCTACGGTGACATCGCCGCGGCGGCGGGGCTGTCCACCCCGCGCACAGTGGGCTGGATCATGCGCACAGACGCCGCCGACCTGCCCTGGCATCGGGTGATCGGCGCGGGCGGCAAGCCCGCCGCGCATGTGGCCGGCCGCCAGCTGCGGCTGCTCGCCGAGGAGGGCGTGCCGATCCGGGACGGGCGAGTGGACCTGCGCGCCGCACGCTTTCCGTTCCTTTCCACGCGCTGA
- a CDS encoding VOC family protein: MSTRLVCVVFDADQPRFVADFWAELLGWPVTLDRSDEVNVAAPDPDGLDIALAFLPAAWAKSGKNRMHLDLASRSIDHQRTQVDRALALGAHPVDIGQGAVPWVVLADPEGNEFCVLEPRDEYVDTGAVAAMVVDTRDPARLAEFWTAASGWPVTHRDARVTGLRSATGLGSWLEFVHTADHRSGRTRLHLDLTSFPADDQAAEVARLRAAGATPRMPSAADSGRADCLALADPESNEFRLRRPVRDWSTA; this comes from the coding sequence ATGTCCACCCGCCTGGTATGTGTCGTGTTCGACGCGGACCAGCCGCGGTTCGTCGCGGACTTCTGGGCCGAACTGCTCGGCTGGCCCGTAACCCTCGACCGCTCCGACGAAGTGAACGTCGCGGCGCCCGATCCCGACGGCCTCGACATCGCCCTCGCCTTCCTGCCTGCCGCGTGGGCGAAGAGCGGCAAGAACCGCATGCACCTCGATCTGGCCAGCCGCTCGATCGACCATCAGCGCACCCAGGTGGACCGGGCACTTGCGCTCGGTGCGCACCCCGTCGACATCGGCCAGGGCGCGGTGCCATGGGTGGTACTCGCCGATCCCGAGGGCAACGAGTTCTGCGTGCTGGAGCCGAGGGACGAGTACGTGGACACGGGCGCCGTGGCGGCCATGGTGGTCGACACGCGCGACCCGGCGCGTCTCGCCGAATTCTGGACAGCCGCCTCCGGCTGGCCGGTCACGCACCGCGATGCGCGGGTGACCGGTCTGCGTTCGGCAACCGGCCTCGGCTCCTGGCTGGAGTTCGTGCACACAGCTGACCACAGGTCCGGCCGAACCAGGCTGCACCTGGATCTCACCTCGTTTCCGGCCGATGACCAGGCCGCGGAGGTGGCCAGGCTCCGCGCCGCCGGTGCGACACCGCGCATGCCGAGCGCCGCGGATTCCGGCCGTGCCGACTGCCTTGCGCTCGCTGATCCGGAAAGCAACGAGTTCCGTCTGCGTCGGCCGGTCCGCGACTGGTCGACCGCGTGA
- a CDS encoding NTP transferase domain-containing protein → MTAADAIVLAGGRASRMGGVDKPAIIIGGRSMLEAALAAVASCTHTVVVGPHRPELPPEIRQVREVPPGSGPVSAIGAGLRALGSAAPLVVVLAADLPFLSEWTIGELARHTMESGADAVFAADESGRPQYLIGVWRRSALAAALDRLGSLINQPMKALVPDDSAIIALPGVADCDTEEQVRQARAAVGTPRQQPPVDLDEARNILRGTLTRLTAYEADLRSVRGAALASPLTAAGPLPRFDVSAMDGYAVSGDGPWRLRRDVGFAGGRRPVGLLSGEALRIATGAHVPDDTTGVLRDEFVRVADDTLYRLPDTPLRDDIRRRGEDRELGDLVAPDGTPVTAALVSAAASVEVTAAPVRGPVRARITMTGDEIRSEGPLQRGQTRDSIGPILPELLSWYGIRTTDRVHLRDTPHGFDEVLAAAADCDLLVIVGATGSGAADQLRAAVTRAEARILVRRLRLRPGGSTIVAELASGTTVLGLPGNPFAAVATLMALAPAIVAGRTGAAPARPLRGPLRNAAAIAGPVARVVPARAAAGGGWLGDPAIRTAHLGGLVDRDGLVIVPVDAVDDAIVEFLPLRG, encoded by the coding sequence GTGACGGCCGCCGACGCGATCGTGCTCGCGGGCGGCCGGGCCAGCCGGATGGGTGGCGTGGACAAACCCGCCATCATCATCGGCGGTCGCTCCATGCTCGAGGCGGCGCTGGCCGCGGTAGCCTCCTGCACGCACACCGTGGTGGTCGGACCGCACCGTCCCGAGCTTCCCCCCGAGATCAGGCAGGTCAGGGAGGTGCCGCCGGGGTCGGGGCCGGTGTCGGCGATCGGCGCGGGGCTGCGCGCCCTCGGGTCGGCCGCGCCGCTTGTGGTGGTGCTCGCGGCCGATCTGCCGTTCCTTTCGGAGTGGACGATCGGCGAACTCGCAAGGCACACCATGGAATCCGGCGCGGACGCGGTGTTCGCGGCCGACGAGTCGGGGCGCCCGCAGTACCTGATCGGCGTGTGGCGGAGGTCCGCGCTGGCGGCCGCTTTGGACAGGCTGGGCTCGCTGATCAACCAGCCGATGAAGGCGTTGGTTCCGGACGACTCGGCGATCATCGCGCTGCCCGGGGTCGCCGACTGCGACACCGAGGAGCAGGTGCGGCAAGCAAGGGCCGCGGTCGGTACGCCGCGCCAGCAGCCACCGGTGGACCTCGACGAGGCGCGAAACATCCTGCGCGGCACGCTCACCCGGCTCACTGCCTACGAGGCCGACCTGCGGTCGGTGCGCGGCGCCGCACTCGCGAGCCCGCTGACGGCGGCCGGGCCGCTGCCCCGCTTCGACGTGTCCGCGATGGACGGCTACGCCGTGTCGGGCGACGGGCCGTGGCGCCTGCGGCGCGATGTCGGCTTCGCAGGCGGACGGCGTCCGGTCGGGCTGCTGTCCGGCGAGGCGCTGCGGATCGCCACCGGCGCGCACGTACCGGACGACACCACCGGCGTGCTCCGCGACGAGTTCGTCCGCGTCGCCGACGACACCCTTTACCGGCTGCCCGACACTCCGCTCCGCGACGACATCCGCCGCCGCGGCGAAGACCGCGAACTCGGCGATCTCGTTGCGCCGGACGGGACTCCGGTCACCGCGGCGCTGGTCTCCGCGGCAGCGAGCGTCGAGGTCACCGCGGCGCCGGTGCGCGGTCCGGTGCGCGCGCGCATCACCATGACCGGTGACGAAATCCGCAGCGAGGGTCCGCTGCAACGGGGCCAGACACGCGACTCGATCGGACCGATCCTGCCGGAACTGCTGTCCTGGTACGGCATCCGCACCACCGACCGCGTGCACCTGCGCGACACCCCACACGGCTTCGACGAAGTCCTCGCCGCCGCAGCGGATTGCGACCTGCTGGTGATCGTCGGCGCGACCGGCAGCGGCGCCGCCGACCAACTGCGGGCCGCGGTGACCCGTGCCGAGGCCCGGATTCTGGTGCGGCGCCTCCGCCTGCGCCCCGGTGGCTCCACCATCGTCGCCGAACTCGCCTCCGGCACCACCGTTCTCGGCCTTCCTGGTAACCCGTTCGCGGCCGTCGCGACGCTCATGGCATTGGCTCCCGCGATTGTCGCGGGCCGGACCGGCGCAGCCCCGGCACGTCCACTGCGCGGTCCGCTGCGCAACGCGGCCGCGATCGCGGGCCCGGTCGCGCGCGTCGTTCCCGCCCGCGCCGCCGCCGGGGGCGGCTGGCTCGGCGACCCGGCCATCCGCACCGCCCACCTCGGCGGCTTGGTCGACCGCGACGGCCTCGTCATCGTTCCCGTCGATGCCGTCGACGACGCGATCGTCGAATTCCTCCCCCTGCGCGGCTGA
- a CDS encoding DUF1330 domain-containing protein codes for MSAYGFAHLRGRTPHVDILEYLERIQATLDPFGGRFVIHGPPTEVVEGSWPGSMVLIEFPGMTEAREWYRSPAYQAILPLRADHIEGDLLLIEGVGSNYDPRERAAKLRAEAAGAA; via the coding sequence ATGTCCGCCTATGGCTTCGCCCATCTGCGCGGCCGCACGCCGCACGTCGATATCCTCGAGTACCTGGAGCGCATCCAGGCCACCCTCGATCCGTTCGGCGGCCGCTTCGTCATCCACGGACCGCCTACCGAGGTCGTGGAGGGCAGTTGGCCAGGCAGCATGGTGCTGATCGAATTCCCCGGCATGACCGAGGCCCGCGAGTGGTACCGCTCGCCCGCCTATCAGGCGATTCTGCCGCTGCGCGCCGACCACATCGAGGGCGACCTGCTGCTGATCGAGGGGGTCGGCTCGAACTACGACCCGCGCGAACGAGCCGCGAAGCTGCGCGCCGAGGCGGCCGGAGCAGCCTGA
- the mtnA gene encoding S-methyl-5-thioribose-1-phosphate isomerase: protein MDDSSLLWDDGALVTIDQRGLPHEARELRLRTVDQVIDAIKVLAIRGAPAIGIAGAFGVVIATAAHTVDGVVDEQAVQAEANRIAAARPTAVNLAWAVERVRARVAQGAEAVLAETLDILAEDGRVNRAAAANAADLVQELCPDRPLRVLTHCNTGRLATSAFGSAIGALRVLSERGALERVLVGETRPLLQGARLTTWELAEARIPHRLTVDSAAAWAMATGQVDCVLVGADRVTANGDVANKIGTYSLALAARHHGIPFLVVAPESTRDPQMTTGREIVVEERAAAEVTGFGGVATAPADTEVFNPAFDVTPGDLVTAVVTERGVVHRSDPSHGTAIADIARELYQRGWMPGTAGNISVRTGETAVVTGSGLAKGELTEHDMVTVRVADSTVVSGRGRKPSAETTIHTAVYRTGSARAVVHIHPPHATALATRSAVRDVVTTIQITDYELIKGLGGSDPAAVAIPVFPNWPDVPRIGADIERYLLDHPDTPPVLFIAGHGITAWGDNLAQARDRAECLEALCELVSRTGSPAAFGARDNILEIGLA from the coding sequence ATGGACGACAGTTCTCTGCTCTGGGACGACGGTGCGCTCGTCACCATCGACCAGCGCGGACTGCCGCACGAGGCGCGCGAGCTGCGATTGCGCACGGTCGACCAGGTGATCGACGCCATCAAAGTTCTTGCCATCCGCGGCGCGCCTGCCATCGGCATCGCGGGTGCGTTCGGTGTGGTCATCGCCACGGCGGCGCACACCGTCGACGGGGTGGTGGACGAGCAGGCGGTGCAAGCCGAGGCGAATCGGATCGCGGCGGCCCGGCCGACCGCGGTCAACCTGGCCTGGGCTGTCGAGCGGGTACGGGCCAGGGTGGCGCAGGGCGCGGAGGCCGTGCTCGCCGAAACGCTCGACATATTGGCCGAAGACGGCAGGGTGAACCGGGCCGCCGCGGCCAACGCCGCGGACCTGGTGCAGGAACTCTGCCCCGACCGACCGCTGCGTGTACTGACCCACTGCAACACCGGCAGGCTTGCGACCAGCGCGTTCGGCAGCGCCATCGGCGCGTTGCGGGTGCTGTCCGAGCGCGGCGCGCTCGAGCGCGTTCTGGTCGGCGAGACCCGCCCGCTGCTGCAGGGCGCCCGCCTGACCACCTGGGAACTGGCCGAGGCACGCATCCCGCACCGACTGACTGTCGACTCCGCCGCCGCCTGGGCGATGGCCACCGGGCAGGTCGACTGCGTGCTCGTCGGCGCCGACCGCGTGACCGCGAACGGCGACGTCGCCAACAAGATCGGCACGTACTCCCTCGCGCTGGCGGCCCGCCACCACGGCATCCCGTTCCTGGTGGTCGCCCCGGAGTCGACCCGCGATCCGCAGATGACCACCGGCCGCGAGATCGTCGTCGAGGAGCGCGCGGCGGCCGAGGTGACCGGATTCGGCGGCGTGGCAACGGCTCCCGCGGACACCGAGGTCTTCAATCCGGCTTTCGACGTGACGCCGGGCGACCTGGTGACGGCGGTGGTCACCGAGCGCGGCGTGGTGCATCGCTCGGACCCGTCGCACGGCACGGCGATCGCGGACATCGCACGTGAGCTGTACCAGCGCGGCTGGATGCCCGGCACGGCGGGCAACATCTCGGTGCGCACCGGCGAGACCGCCGTCGTCACCGGAAGCGGTCTGGCCAAAGGCGAACTCACCGAGCACGACATGGTCACCGTCCGCGTCGCGGACTCGACCGTGGTGTCCGGCCGCGGTCGTAAACCCTCGGCGGAGACCACGATTCACACCGCCGTCTACCGGACCGGCTCGGCTCGAGCCGTGGTGCACATCCACCCGCCGCACGCCACGGCGCTGGCCACGCGGTCGGCCGTTCGCGACGTGGTGACCACGATTCAGATCACCGACTACGAGCTCATCAAAGGGCTCGGCGGCAGCGATCCGGCCGCCGTCGCCATCCCGGTGTTCCCGAACTGGCCGGACGTGCCGCGCATCGGCGCGGACATCGAGCGCTACCTTCTCGACCACCCCGATACTCCCCCGGTCCTGTTCATCGCGGGCCATGGGATCACCGCGTGGGGGGATAATCTCGCCCAGGCGCGTGATCGTGCCGAATGCCTGGAAGCGCTGTGCGAGCTGGTGTCGCGGACAGGTAGCCCGGCCGCCTTCGGTGCGCGTGACAACATTCTCGAGATTGGACTGGCATGA
- a CDS encoding 1,2-dihydroxy-3-keto-5-methylthiopentene dioxygenase → MTLLQVMAADNAADVRVRTTDDELIGTELARHGITFGRWPVVENAASRSSDDLLAQYAAEVAELNGSGRYRHIDIARIHPDDADPQWSQVARGARAKFLDEHRHAEDEVRFFAAGRGCFYLHLDDEVLAVVCGGGDLLSVPAGTLHWFDMGARPDFIAIRFFEEEDGWVGDFTGDKISAGFPTLDELLTAS, encoded by the coding sequence ATGACCCTGCTCCAGGTGATGGCCGCGGACAACGCGGCCGACGTGCGCGTACGTACCACCGACGACGAGCTGATCGGCACCGAATTGGCCAGGCACGGCATCACTTTCGGCCGTTGGCCGGTGGTCGAGAACGCCGCGTCCCGCTCCTCCGACGATCTGTTGGCCCAGTACGCGGCCGAGGTGGCGGAGCTGAACGGGTCGGGGCGCTACCGGCACATCGACATCGCCCGTATCCATCCCGACGACGCCGACCCGCAGTGGTCACAGGTCGCCAGGGGTGCGCGCGCGAAGTTCCTCGACGAGCACCGGCACGCCGAGGACGAGGTGCGTTTCTTCGCCGCCGGGCGCGGCTGCTTCTACCTGCACCTGGATGACGAGGTGCTTGCTGTGGTCTGCGGTGGCGGCGACCTGCTCTCGGTGCCCGCCGGAACGCTGCACTGGTTCGACATGGGCGCGCGCCCGGACTTCATCGCCATCCGCTTCTTCGAGGAGGAGGACGGCTGGGTCGGCGATTTCACCGGCGACAAGATCAGCGCGGGCTTTCCCACCCTCGACGAGCTGCTCACCGCGTCGTGA
- the mtnC gene encoding acireductone synthase gives MIRAVVVDIEGTTSPTRSVREDLYGYTRERLPNWLAENSSTAAEPVLAATRELTGRADADPAEVAEILRTWLDSDVKAEPLKTAQGLICAEGFRGGALHGEFFPDVPPALTAWHAAGFALYVYSSGSVRNQQDWFAFARGGSLSELISGYFDLTTAGGKRESSSYTTIAGAIGLPAERILFLSDHPDELDAAVAANWRVVGLARLGEPNPPRPPHRWVDTFADIDPTDRGGMVFEARYRRGS, from the coding sequence GTGATCAGGGCCGTCGTCGTCGACATCGAGGGCACCACCAGCCCCACCCGTTCGGTCCGCGAGGACCTGTATGGCTATACCCGCGAACGGCTTCCGAATTGGCTGGCCGAAAACAGCTCTACGGCAGCGGAACCCGTGCTCGCCGCGACCAGGGAGCTGACCGGGCGGGCGGACGCCGACCCTGCTGAGGTCGCCGAGATCCTGCGCACCTGGCTCGACTCGGACGTGAAGGCCGAGCCGCTCAAGACCGCCCAGGGCCTGATCTGCGCCGAGGGCTTCCGTGGTGGCGCGCTGCACGGCGAGTTCTTTCCGGATGTCCCGCCCGCGCTCACTGCCTGGCACGCCGCGGGCTTCGCCCTGTACGTCTACTCCTCGGGATCGGTCCGCAACCAACAGGATTGGTTCGCCTTCGCGCGAGGCGGCAGCCTCTCCGAGCTGATCAGCGGATACTTCGATCTGACAACAGCAGGCGGCAAACGCGAATCCTCCTCCTACACGACGATCGCGGGCGCCATCGGCCTCCCGGCCGAGCGCATCCTGTTCCTGTCCGACCACCCGGATGAGCTCGACGCGGCCGTCGCCGCGAACTGGCGAGTCGTCGGCCTGGCCCGCCTCGGCGAGCCCAACCCCCCACGGCCCCCGCACCGTTGGGTCGACACGTTCGCCGACATCGATCCCACCGATCGCGGCGGGATGGTGTTCGAGGCCCGGTATCGGCGTGGTAGCTAG
- a CDS encoding WXG100 family type VII secretion target, translated as MTEYRVDLAHLEAVTARIEGLNGFAEDALREVEERMATLQSNWTGAAADAHATAHAEWTTSAAEIRDGLQKMRAAATAARKQYQAASAANTAMLGRGTGVAE; from the coding sequence ATGACTGAATATCGCGTAGACCTCGCGCACCTGGAAGCCGTGACTGCCCGCATAGAAGGGCTGAACGGGTTTGCCGAGGATGCCTTGCGTGAAGTGGAAGAGCGCATGGCCACCCTCCAGAGCAATTGGACCGGTGCGGCCGCCGACGCGCACGCCACCGCGCACGCCGAATGGACTACTTCCGCCGCCGAAATCCGCGACGGCCTGCAGAAGATGCGCGCCGCGGCCACCGCGGCGCGCAAGCAGTACCAGGCCGCATCGGCGGCCAATACGGCCATGCTCGGACGTGGCACCGGCGTCGCCGAGTGA